A stretch of DNA from Oryza brachyantha chromosome 9, ObraRS2, whole genome shotgun sequence:
ATGTGCAAAAAAGCGTTCCACCAAGAAATTTAACCGTATTGTAAAGCCTCGAACTtctattacataaaaaatattttgtacacaaaatttatatgcaaattaagaaaattttgatgcATTTCTTATTATACTAACGAATTGCCTTTAATATAATGTAAATGACGCACTACCACCCATGAAGTAAGATAAGAGAAAGGTGAGCCCTTGGATCAGTGGACAATGGATAGTGATATAACTTGTGCACCCAAGAAAGTCCTAACATGAATAGCTCTAATTGTGTATGGTGTGAAGGATGCCCAATTCTCTACCAAGCTTGCATATTGTTACTAAGAAATGCATCagttatcttattaaaattgtTGTATTGTCTCAGAATACGACACAAGGCACATTATTAATATCTAGTTTGCATGTAATGATAGGAACTTGGCAGGAAATCAACTAAGCGGACCAATCCCTGGTGGACTCTGTAATAAACGATCCTTCACTTTGAGGTTTGGGTCTTAAATGACTTCATTCTATTATGTTTCCGAATTATGGAATATTGCTTTCGATGTGAGCTTTGTGCCGGTGACCATTGAGGAGTACTGTTTgttaggggaaaaaaatccatttaTTAACCCTAACTATTTTATTGGAGTAGCTAGCcctttaaactattttttagcttatttTACGCTCTATAAATGGAAAATAGTTTCGCTCCAATCTTTGATAGGATGAGAAATGCATTACAACTTACTTGTCTCCAATCTTTTCGtaatttttcaaactacttTCATAGACCGGAAGCACCTTAGCTTGATTTAagcattaatattttaaagttcaaGCAAATAGTCaggaaaaaattgaaaataattttaaacttttataatgGGGTCATCTATTGCTCTAAGAAAAAACAGCTTAAAATACAACTTGTATTGACAATAACAATGAAAAGAAATGTTATACCAAGTGGTTAAGTGAACTGTTTCAATAGTATAAAGCCTAAAATGAggtaaaaaatagtttaagggGTTATGTGGCTCAATCAATTAGTTTTGGGGAGTAAAATGgactttttgttttgtttgttggaTACCAAAGTAAACCCTGAAATGGTTGTTTTACGTGATTTCAGCCTTGATTCTAATGGAGATCCATGCATTCCAGCACCCCCGCCAGAAAAGAATGGAAACAGAACTCTTATCATAGCAATTTCAGTAGTTGTTCCTGTGATAGCAATTGTTGCTCTTGTACTTGCGTATTTGATCTGGAGGCATAAAAGGAAGCCGAATGGTGTGTCTCTGctctttttctgttttattttctatttgatttGTATTAACTTATTGATTAATTTGGAATAAACTATCTCTTTTACGATGATTTTACTACCTCATATTTCTCGTATAACTGTTGTTTTCTGCAACAGTTTCTTCAGCTGATCTTCCTAGAGAACTAGAGGTTAATATTGCTCCAGCGAGTAGAAAAGATAATGGGGATCCTCTAACAAAAGTTGAGAATCGCCGATTCACATACAAGGAGCTTGAGAAGATAACTAATAATTTTGTGCAATTCATTGGACAAGGAGGTTTTGGACTTGTGTACTATGGTCGTTTGGAAAATGGTATGGAGGTTGCTGTCAAGGTGCGTTCTGAATCATCATCCCATGGGCTTGATGAATTTTTCGCAGAGGTACGTACTGAATTCGAGAACGTGGAACTTAAAAGACATCTTGATTTGTTATTACTTCATATGAGCATAGTTCTACTATGTTGTCACCTGTGTTGAACAAAAATGGAATCTTTTGGTTAAAAATCGATACACTCACAATGGCATCACAATATTTACTCTGTTCTACGCATGGATTCGTAGGTTCAAAGCTTGACAAAGGTGCATCACAGGAATCTAGTTTCTTTGGTTGGTTACTGCAGGGAGAAGGATCATTTAGCATTGGTTTACGAGTACATGGCTCGAGGCAGCCTCTATGATCATATGAGAGGTTTGCTGATTGCAAACTTAACCCTTGTCCTTAATTTTCATCAGGAAGCTTTGCATCTATACAATATTATTTGAGCTTGAGATCTCATCTTGTGTGAATTTCTAATAAGTATATACctgtattagaaaaatatgaacTTACCTTGATAGGTCATAGTCACACATTTCCTAGCTCAATCTATTGAGCCGATCAGCACAATTTCGTGAAAATTGACATGTTTTACATGGTTCTACTCTAACTGTCAGTTGCCACATATATTAAGGTAATAATGGTGTTCGTGAAACTCTGAATTGGAGAACACGCCTGCGAGTTGTCATTGAAGCTGCACAAGGTATAACGCAGCAAAAGGACTGCACTTCTGATAatccatttttctgtttgttgtTTTGGAATATTtgtagtaaatattttaatattttgtcaaTATTGCGGAAGAAAGGTGTTAGAGTAGTCACAAAACATTGGCATCGATAGATTCATTGTCAGAAGTATGTTTTGTACAATAATTTTGATGCCATATAGCGGTGAAAACTACTAACAAAGCATGTTAGTCATGTCCATTTAAAACATGATATGCTTTTCATACATGTCTTAAACGATATGGTTTTTTGGTACATGTTCAGCAGACATGATTCTTAATATAGTTTTCCATATGACGTGGTAAATGTAGGTCTAGATTATCTACACAAGGGTTGCAATCTCCCAATAATTCATCGAGATGTGAAGACCCAGAACATTCTATTGGGTCAAAATTTGCAAGCAAAAATAGCAGATTTTGGACTTTGCAAGACTTATCTTAGCGACACACAGACTCACATATCAGTCAATCCAGCTGGGTCGGCAGGTTACATGGACCCTGAGTATGTATATTTGtatgcatatttttatatttcttttaaagTTACTTTTTGTCTGATACCTTATCTACCTCAATTAATCTTTCAAGGTAGCCGAGTTTTCCTTGTTGGGAAGTAAAGTTGACAAGATGGTGTTtgtgaaaaacaaaactaatagAATAATTCTACCGTGTCATTTTTTCATCTTGATCAACTAATATACCATtcaggttttttttaacattgaaCTCTTTTAGGTGCTATCAAACTGGGCGCCTCACTGAGAGCAGTGATGTTTATAGCTTTGGTGTTGTTCTCCTACAGATAGTCACCGGTGAGTCTCCCATATTACCAGGACAAGGCCACATCATTCAACTTGTGAGAAAAAAGATTTCTGCCGGTAACATCAGCCTAGTTGCTGATGCACGACTCGGAGATGCCTACGATGTTAGCTCAATGTGGAAGGTTGTGGACATTGCATTATCGTGCACCGCTGATATTGGTGTTGAACGTCCAACCATGGCGGCTGTAGTTATACAACTGAAGGAGAGCCTAGTGTTGGAGGAAGCTCGTTTGGACAGTGGCTTTAGGGGAAGCATAAGCACAATGAGTGACACTAGtgtccccaccaccaccacacttTCTCCGTTGGCAAgatgatcctgcaactgatcCTGTCTTTTCTTGCATCGGTGACAACATGTGTATATTCATAAATGCGTATATGGACGTACGTGGGTTGTGATGAttgccttttcttctttttcttttgtgtggTAGTGATAATAAGGCCCATATCTTCGAGCTTGCAAA
This window harbors:
- the LOC102699809 gene encoding probable LRR receptor-like serine/threonine-protein kinase At1g51810, which produces MARLLFFAVFVLGTALHCTVGQEAGFLSIDCGLESKYSGYTDTDDGIFYVSDDNYVDGGENHRVSAADEGSVSRPQATLRSFPSGLRNCYALPTKSGSKYLARVHSVYGNYDGKNNSATLQFDVYLGVNYWDTVRPNVVSEVLFVARASWTPVCFVNTDHGTPFVSTLELRLLGSDLYPLVTANKSLSMFQRRSMGSKIRLKRYDRDRYDRFWWQMPSNSAWNNISTESSVKENANYAEPLSVMQTAVESVSTNTTLEVPVWEDQTPAREFILILHFADFQNSQLRQFNITFNNNGRDNYSPPHLATDAFVDRWKAPDGKYTVRCRATAASKLPPMLNAYEFYAIISHDNPMTSPTDFDIIMSIKLEYGIKKNWTGDPCFPAFWEGVKCSNPSDSISRIISLDLSNSNLHGAISNNFTLFTALQYLNLAGNQLSGPIPGGLCNKRSFTLSLDSNGDPCIPAPPPEKNGNRTLIIAISVVVPVIAIVALVLAYLIWRHKRKPNVSSADLPRELEVNIAPASRKDNGDPLTKVENRRFTYKELEKITNNFVQFIGQGGFGLVYYGRLENGMEVAVKVRSESSSHGLDEFFAEVQSLTKVHHRNLVSLVGYCREKDHLALVYEYMARGSLYDHMRGNNGVRETLNWRTRLRVVIEAAQGLDYLHKGCNLPIIHRDVKTQNILLGQNLQAKIADFGLCKTYLSDTQTHISVNPAGSAGYMDPECYQTGRLTESSDVYSFGVVLLQIVTGESPILPGQGHIIQLVRKKISAGNISLVADARLGDAYDVSSMWKVVDIALSCTADIGVERPTMAAVVIQLKESLVLEEARLDSGFRGSISTMSDTSVPTTTTLSPLAR